CAAGTTGACCCTTAGGGGCCAGAGTGCTCAGTGGGCAAGGGCACTTGATgccagacctgagttcagttcccagaagacACGTTTGGCAGGAGAAAACACCCAAGTCGTCTTTTAACCTTTCCATGCCCACATGGGGCAGTGCACAccgcacacatgtacatgtatgtatgtgtgcgcgcgcacacacacacacacagacatgtgtaaAGGGAACACAAAGATCCATAGGGAAATTGTGCCTTACATCTTAACTGGGTATGAGCAGACAGCTCTTTGGGTGTGCGGACATTAAACACAGTTTCTGGAGACATGTCTGGACCATCCTGTAGATCTGTTCTTCCCCTGTGTGGCTGTTCTAGACTCAGCTCACtgccctgcctgtctccccaCCACTGCTCAAGCCTTTGCCCCAGAGTGGTTGTCACAAAACCCAACATGGAGCAGTATTGGAAGCTCTGGGCTCTCCAGGTGTGCTGGGGGCCTGGTGAAGACGCTGCACTTGAGGTAGAGAGACATGTTTATTGGACCCTTGTCCCTGCTGGTGAGTCCCCTCCCGCCCTTGGCTTTATCCTTCCCTGGAGCTGGCAGGCCAGGCCCCAGCCTGTCTATCCTTGGTTGGTAGCTGAGTCAGCTGTGAGGAAATGGAGGAGATGGATCACCACAGGGAACTACAACCTCTGCACCAACTTTGGGCAAAGATCTCTGTTTTCTGTGGCCCCAGGTTCTCAACTTCTGAGCCAGGCTATGAACCGGCACCTCAGGGTACCCAGAAATCCCTGGAGCCAGGAGCAAAAGGGCTCAGTCCTCTCCCCGTTGAGCCTGCTCACCAGCTTCCAGGCTTCCTGCATTTGCCAGGGATCCACCTTGTGGGACGTCAGCAGGAACTTCCCGTAACAGCACCTATCCAGGGGGTAGTGGGTAGCACCAGCCAATTTGACACAGTGTGTGGGGGCAAGGCCCCCTCGCCTTGCGCTTACTCCTACAAAGACATCCTCTAGAGGTAGAGGTGGGGCCCGGCTGGCCACCTTCAGGATGAGCTGCACAGCAGAGATAGACAGTACATACCCCGTACCCGAGGCGTAGGGTGGGAAAGGACCCCAGTTTTCTGGCCACAGTTCTTCTGACACATGGTGCCGGGACTCTGGTGTCCGAGTGGGACTCACCCTCCAGTGCACCCGGCCTAAATATAGAAGGGGCACTGCCTGGCCTCTGTGCTCTGCACGGATAGCTGTTGTCTCTTCCTGTGCCTCTTTGCCCTTCTGCCATTGCTCCGAAGGCCCCCCTCTCTGTATCAGCTCTGACACCAGCTCTGGGACGTTGACATACACGTCATCATCCGTCTTGAGGATGTAGCGGGCCATAGGACAGTATTTGTTGACCCAGTTCAGCCCACTGAGGGTCTTGAGGGTGAGGTTGCGGTAGGAATCCTGGAAGGAAGCCTGCAAGATATCCCCGTGTGCTGCTGACTCTGAAGCCAGGTCAGCAAGCTGCTGTCTTATAGGTTCTCCCAGGAGGAAGAGCGTCTGCACTCTGAAACCCCGGGCTTCGCGGATGGCGCCCCAGGATGCCCGAATGGCGTTTCTCTGGTTCAGGTGCTCTGGGGCCGTACACACCAGGAtgagcaggaagggagggggtCCGGAGCCACCACAGGTCCTAGAGTTAGAAATCAAGAGGCGGGGCAGGGCGAGGGGCGGTCCTGGCGAGGCTGGGGCCGGCAGCAGGGACGCCAGGGACAGGCTCAGCAGCTCCTCCCCCAAGCCCGAAGGCCCAAACAGGGTCCAGATGATCACCAGTAGTAGGACCGCCAGGAGGACGCGCCGGAAGAAGCTGAGGGGCATGGCGTGCCGCAGAGACCTGTGGGCACAGCAGTTAGAGCGCGGGAAGGTGGGAGGGCGGCCTTAAccagctgctgctgcagagaCGCGGTGACCCATGCTTGGGGCTCTGGCGCATCACGAGATGCTGTCGTGCAGTGCCGCCCTGGCCCACCACAGCGGGCCCCGAGGACGGCTTCGTTTCCCTAGCGTGCGCGCGGAACTCCGTTCcatcccgcccctcccccaccgcctTCCCATCATGCCACTTTAGGCCGGAAGTCGACAAGCAGCATGTATCTCATATAGGTCCAGCCCTTCCCGGTCTGTCCCTACTGTAAAGCACGTGAACAGCACACTGCCTCTTCCCACACTTAGGACCGCCAGAgcagccagcatctgctgctaACTCACCGGAGCAGCAGCATCTGGCGGAGCTGTACCCACTTCTCAACAGCTCAGCACCGCAACCTCGAGACCCAACTGAAACCCGCCCAAGCTCCCCCTGGAGGTTCTCAACACCGGCTGCCCCACCTTTAGCAGTGGCTGCCGCCCAGATGCGGTCGCACCTAAGCCAGTCTCCCTGTGAACACCCAATAGAAAGGGAGGGGCGAACACCAGCAGGTGTGGTAAGGCAGGTGATAGGACGCGTCCCAGGACGCTAAATCACAGGAACCTATGAGGACCATTTACATTCAAGCGCACCAAAAGCATTGGACCCAGAGGGCGCCTGTAGCCAGATCAAACTGCCAGAGCTCAGGGTCGCTGTGGCATTCTCTATCATCAGATGGAAGACAAAATGAGACGGAGGTCATAGGTATATAAACTATTTATTAACAGCAAAGGCCCAGAGCCTCATTTCTTCTTGG
This portion of the Mus pahari chromosome 18, PAHARI_EIJ_v1.1, whole genome shotgun sequence genome encodes:
- the B3galt4 gene encoding beta-1,3-galactosyltransferase 4, coding for MLLLRSLRHAMPLSFFRRVLLAVLLLVIIWTLFGPSGLGEELLSLSLASLLPAPASPGPPLALPRLLISNSRTCGGSGPPPFLLILVCTAPEHLNQRNAIRASWGAIREARGFRVQTLFLLGEPIRQQLADLASESAAHGDILQASFQDSYRNLTLKTLSGLNWVNKYCPMARYILKTDDDVYVNVPELVSELIQRGGPSEQWQKGKEAQEETTAIRAEHRGQAVPLLYLGRVHWRVSPTRTPESRHHVSEELWPENWGPFPPYASGTGYVLSISAVQLILKVASRAPPLPLEDVFVGVSARRGGLAPTHCVKLAGATHYPLDRCCYGKFLLTSHKVDPWQMQEAWKLVSRLNGERTEPFCSWLQGFLGTLRCRFIAWLRS